A window of the Pirellulales bacterium genome harbors these coding sequences:
- a CDS encoding carbon storage regulator, whose amino-acid sequence MLVLSRKIGERILIGEEISITVVRVGQGGVRLGIIAPDGLTVMREELCLPEVGACTPHAPREDCNVPR is encoded by the coding sequence ATGCTCGTGCTATCTCGAAAAATCGGCGAGCGGATTCTGATTGGCGAGGAGATTTCGATCACGGTGGTTCGTGTCGGGCAAGGGGGCGTGAGATTGGGAATCATTGCGCCTGACGGACTGACGGTGATGCGCGAGGAGCTGTGTCTGCCCGAAGTCGGCGCGTGTACTCCCCACGCTCCGCGTGAGGACTGCAATGTTCCGCGCTAG